A single genomic interval of Lentimicrobium saccharophilum harbors:
- a CDS encoding nitroreductase family protein: MSVVTSRTGTENARIVINHEKCNLCGLCVKVCKDFSLLIEDHTLTVSDQPLFGCIGCGQCVAVCPRDAIMVEGRTLSPGDFKPLKADHLPDYTSLYQLMLNRRSIRDFRDKPVPREITEQILAMAVTAPMGLPPSDVGVMILDGKEKVRAFSFDFIDMLQRARWMASPLALNLMRPFIGKDNYLMFKSFIIPMVNFFSETRKKEQNYLLYDAPLAMMFYGNLSDPADPYIAATYATLAAESLGLGACMIGSVGPFLKSMGPDFRKKYHLPSKMHDSIMVVFGYPQVKYRKTIQRSFERVFYA, encoded by the coding sequence ATGTCAGTAGTTACCAGCCGCACAGGCACCGAAAATGCCCGCATCGTCATAAACCATGAAAAATGCAACCTCTGCGGATTATGTGTTAAAGTCTGCAAGGATTTTTCGCTGTTAATTGAAGATCATACCTTAACAGTAAGCGACCAACCGCTGTTTGGCTGCATTGGCTGCGGACAGTGCGTGGCTGTATGCCCCCGCGATGCCATTATGGTCGAGGGACGAACCCTTTCGCCCGGCGATTTTAAACCCCTGAAAGCGGACCATCTCCCGGATTATACTTCGCTCTATCAGCTGATGCTTAACCGCAGGAGCATCCGGGATTTCAGGGATAAGCCGGTACCGCGCGAAATCACAGAACAGATTCTGGCGATGGCGGTGACGGCCCCCATGGGGCTTCCGCCCTCTGACGTAGGTGTGATGATACTCGATGGAAAGGAAAAAGTCAGGGCGTTCTCTTTTGATTTTATCGATATGCTGCAGCGGGCAAGGTGGATGGCATCGCCCCTGGCCCTGAACCTGATGCGCCCCTTTATCGGGAAAGACAACTATCTGATGTTTAAGTCTTTTATAATTCCAATGGTGAATTTCTTTTCTGAAACAAGGAAAAAGGAGCAAAACTATCTTTTATACGATGCGCCCCTGGCCATGATGTTTTATGGTAACCTGAGCGATCCCGCCGATCCTTACATTGCGGCAACCTATGCTACCCTGGCCGCCGAATCGCTGGGACTTGGCGCCTGCATGATCGGGAGTGTGGGACCGTTCCTGAAGAGCATGGGACCTGATTTCAGGAAAAAATATCACCTGCCATCCAAAATGCATGATTCCATAATGGTTGTCTTCGGATATCCGCAGGTGAAATACCGGAAGACCATCCAACGCAGTTTTGAACGGGTGTTTTATGCCTGA
- a CDS encoding ABC transporter ATP-binding protein, producing the protein MKNLLKVLRYAIPYWGFALLNILFNILSVIFSLVSFAAVVPVLNILFKLDKPMEIRPDFEWNVNAIKDYFYFEIGQLITRYNELTVLAYICGTLVVVYLLKNLFRYMAMFYIAEVRNGVVKDIRNALYHKILILPLSFYSEKKKGDIISRMTTDVQEVEWSVMSSLEMMFRDPVYILSYLVTLFILDYELTLMVLVLLPVTGLIIGQIGKSLKRTSAKGQIKMGELLSTIEETISGLRNIKAFNAIDWANRNFRGTNHRYNRLMVRLYRKRDLASPLSEFLGIAVSVFVIWYGGKIILEPGSTLDAALFIMYILVFSQIINPVKALSTAIYNIQKGAASVERIEHVLAAEEVITEKQDALPVKEFREKIEYRGVWFRYGQEDVLKEINLVIPRGKSIALVGASGSGKSTMADLLPRFYDVTQGEILIDGVPIRDCIISDVRALMGIVSQETVLFNASVFDNIAFGLQGVTEEQVMEAARVANAHEFIMEMPEGYQTNIGDRGVKMSGGQRQRISIARAVLRNPPIMILDEATSALDTESERLVQEALTNLMQNRTSLVIAHRLSTVQHADEIIVLHKGEIAERGSHNELMALQGVYRRLHDMQALA; encoded by the coding sequence ATGAAAAACCTCTTAAAAGTTCTCAGGTATGCGATTCCTTACTGGGGATTTGCCTTGCTGAATATCCTTTTCAATATTCTGAGCGTGATCTTTTCGCTGGTGTCGTTTGCCGCGGTGGTTCCCGTCCTCAATATCCTTTTCAAGCTTGATAAACCGATGGAAATCCGGCCCGATTTTGAATGGAACGTGAATGCCATCAAGGATTACTTTTATTTCGAAATCGGTCAGCTGATCACACGATACAATGAATTAACCGTTCTGGCCTATATCTGTGGAACACTGGTGGTGGTTTACCTCCTCAAGAACCTTTTCAGGTACATGGCGATGTTTTACATTGCCGAAGTACGCAACGGAGTAGTGAAAGACATCCGCAACGCGCTTTATCATAAAATTCTGATTCTCCCGCTGTCTTTTTACTCGGAAAAGAAAAAGGGCGATATCATTTCGCGCATGACCACCGATGTTCAGGAAGTGGAATGGTCGGTGATGAGCTCGCTGGAAATGATGTTCAGGGATCCGGTGTATATTCTTTCGTACCTGGTCACCCTGTTTATCCTTGATTACGAGCTTACGCTGATGGTGCTGGTGCTGCTGCCGGTTACCGGACTGATCATCGGGCAGATCGGGAAGAGCCTCAAACGGACTTCCGCAAAAGGCCAGATCAAGATGGGCGAGTTGCTTTCAACCATCGAAGAAACCATCAGCGGATTGAGGAACATCAAGGCCTTTAATGCCATTGACTGGGCCAACCGCAATTTCAGGGGAACCAATCACCGCTATAACCGTTTGATGGTGAGGTTATACCGCAAACGCGATCTGGCTTCCCCGCTCAGTGAGTTTCTGGGGATTGCCGTATCCGTATTTGTGATCTGGTATGGCGGTAAAATTATTCTTGAGCCGGGCTCGACCCTGGATGCGGCTTTGTTTATCATGTACATTCTGGTCTTTTCCCAGATAATCAATCCTGTAAAGGCCTTATCTACTGCTATTTATAATATTCAGAAAGGTGCAGCTTCAGTGGAGCGTATCGAACATGTCCTGGCTGCTGAAGAGGTGATCACCGAAAAGCAGGATGCCCTTCCCGTTAAGGAATTCCGCGAAAAAATTGAGTACCGGGGTGTATGGTTCCGCTATGGGCAGGAAGATGTGCTGAAAGAGATCAATCTGGTAATCCCGAGAGGGAAATCCATCGCGCTGGTGGGTGCTTCCGGCTCAGGTAAATCAACGATGGCGGATCTTCTGCCCCGTTTTTACGATGTCACGCAGGGCGAAATCCTTATCGACGGGGTACCCATCCGGGATTGTATCATCAGCGATGTGCGGGCGCTGATGGGTATTGTTTCGCAGGAAACCGTACTTTTTAATGCCTCGGTTTTCGACAATATCGCTTTCGGGCTGCAGGGCGTTACGGAAGAGCAGGTGATGGAAGCCGCCAGGGTGGCCAATGCGCACGAGTTTATTATGGAGATGCCCGAGGGTTATCAGACCAATATCGGCGACCGGGGCGTGAAAATGTCGGGCGGGCAGCGTCAGCGAATCAGCATTGCCCGGGCGGTGTTGCGCAACCCGCCGATTATGATTCTCGATGAGGCTACCTCGGCCCTGGATACCGAATCGGAACGCCTGGTTCAGGAGGCCCTCACCAACCTGATGCAAAACCGTACTTCGCTGGTGATTGCCCACCGGCTGTCCACGGTGCAGCATGCCGATGAAATCATTGTGCTTCATAAGGGCGAAATTGCAGAGCGGGGCTCCCACAATGAACTGATGGCCCTTCAGGGGGTGTACAGGCGGCTGCACGATATGCAGGCGCTGGCATAA
- the rbfA gene encoding 30S ribosome-binding factor RbfA, which yields MESTRQQKISRLIQKDLGEIFRLLARDNFPGFLITVTKVNITPDLSLAKVYLSLFGAGSKEDIFSRINAHKKEIRHQLALRVGKQMRVIPELAFFIDDSLDYIENIDNLLKS from the coding sequence ATGGAAAGTACAAGACAACAGAAGATTTCGAGACTGATACAAAAAGACCTGGGTGAAATATTCCGCCTGCTGGCCCGTGATAATTTCCCCGGATTTCTGATCACCGTTACCAAAGTAAACATTACACCCGATCTCTCCCTGGCGAAAGTCTACCTGAGTTTGTTCGGAGCCGGAAGCAAAGAAGATATTTTCAGCAGGATCAACGCCCATAAAAAAGAGATCCGGCATCAGCTTGCCCTGCGGGTGGGTAAGCAAATGCGGGTTATACCTGAACTTGCCTTTTTTATTGATGATTCACTTGATTATATAGAGAACATCGATAATCTGCTGAAATCCTGA
- a CDS encoding FtsX-like permease family protein → MRLPLFIAWRYLKSKKSHNVINIISGVSVAGVTIGTMALVIVLSVFNGFESLVISLFNTFDPEIKVMPARGKTFSPDTYPWDKIAGIPGVRAQTGTIEEKVLLRYDNNQYLATLKGVDHNYETWTGLSSMITEGALMLEFNGKPLAIPGQGVAYYLGLNLDNFQREIEVYAPRRKGAIGVNPEQAFNRMDIRPAGIFSIQQDFDSKYMIVPISFAREVLGYEGELSSVEIALNPGTDMVKIQSGIRQLLGNNFEVKNRFEQQEVLYRIMRSEKWAIFMILGFILFIATFNVIGSLSMLILDKRKDIAVLYSMGADSKLIRKIFLTEGMMVSFSGAIAGMILGALVCMIQQRFGLVKINTEGGSFLIDAYPVLMQGMDFLYIFLIVSAIGFIAAWLPVRNAGKIGSLPASLHSR, encoded by the coding sequence TTGAGATTACCGCTTTTCATCGCCTGGAGATACCTGAAATCAAAAAAATCACACAATGTGATCAATATTATTTCAGGGGTTTCGGTAGCCGGAGTCACCATAGGCACCATGGCGCTGGTAATCGTGCTTTCCGTCTTCAACGGGTTTGAAAGCCTGGTCATTTCGCTTTTCAATACTTTTGACCCTGAAATAAAGGTCATGCCTGCCCGGGGAAAAACCTTCAGCCCGGATACCTACCCCTGGGACAAAATTGCCGGAATACCCGGAGTCAGGGCGCAAACCGGAACCATAGAGGAGAAAGTCCTGCTGCGCTATGACAATAACCAATACCTGGCCACCCTCAAAGGGGTAGATCACAATTATGAAACCTGGACCGGCCTCAGCAGCATGATTACCGAAGGGGCGCTGATGCTGGAGTTTAACGGGAAACCGCTTGCCATCCCCGGGCAGGGCGTTGCTTACTATCTCGGTTTGAATCTTGACAATTTTCAGCGCGAAATCGAAGTATATGCGCCCCGGCGCAAAGGAGCGATCGGTGTAAATCCCGAACAGGCATTCAACCGGATGGATATCAGACCTGCTGGGATATTCTCCATTCAGCAGGATTTCGACTCAAAATATATGATTGTCCCGATATCCTTTGCCCGGGAAGTACTTGGGTATGAAGGGGAGCTTTCATCCGTCGAAATTGCCTTAAACCCGGGCACTGACATGGTAAAGATACAATCCGGCATCAGACAGTTATTGGGAAATAACTTCGAAGTGAAGAACCGCTTTGAACAACAGGAAGTACTCTACCGCATCATGCGGTCAGAGAAATGGGCCATTTTTATGATCCTGGGATTTATCCTTTTCATCGCGACTTTTAATGTAATCGGATCCCTTTCGATGCTTATCCTCGACAAACGCAAGGATATCGCCGTGCTTTACAGTATGGGTGCTGACAGCAAACTGATAAGAAAAATCTTTTTAACAGAGGGAATGATGGTTTCATTCAGCGGCGCCATTGCCGGAATGATCCTGGGCGCTCTGGTTTGCATGATTCAGCAACGATTCGGGCTGGTCAAAATCAATACTGAAGGCGGATCTTTTCTGATCGATGCTTATCCCGTGCTTATGCAGGGAATGGACTTTCTTTACATTTTCCTGATCGTTTCCGCAATCGGATTCATCGCTGCCTGGCTACCGGTAAGGAATGCAGGTAAAATCGGATCGTTGCCGGCATCCCTCCATTCAAGGTAA
- a CDS encoding C25 family cysteine peptidase: MKKVLQQLLSAGILAVILLTGQFSIAQVVLNSTRANGITLEENAFQGIRVKNTFTSFNFFDVNTDEGLFTEISASGYTFTWEEGSPKLPVMRRLIEIPAGAVPEVRVISYDVREYTLGDFGIFHPLMPTQPGVAKSHQGNIDFVIKNDVYQKDHFLKNTLAKVEVIGTMRNTRVARLEIAPVEYNPVQGTIRVYDNVEVDIRFNGADYAAATELYSKTRSPFFSGFSFLNSLPKGSSQRENLTRYPVKMVIVSDPMFQATLQPYIQWKTRKGFTMIEAYTNDPAVGTTTASIKSYLQNIYNSATPEDPAPSFVLFVGDVAQIPAYSQGGHVTDLYYCEYTNDILPEIYYGRFSATSVAQLQPQIDKTLMYEQYLFPDPSFLGESLMISGVDGSYAAIHGNGQINYGTSTYFNEAHGINSHTYLYPASGSASSAIIQNVSDGVAYGNYTAHGSSSGWADPSFEISDIPGLQNYGEYPLLVGNCCLTSTYNTNCFGEELLRAQDKGAIGYIGASNSTYWDEDFYFGVGVGPIVLNPTYESTTLGSYDRAFHDHGEAFEDWFTTQSQMFFSGNLAVTESGSSRITYYWQIYCLMGDPSLMVYFGVPEPMNVTYEPLMPLQSDAFTVNAAPYAYVAISKDGILYGSALADESGVAVVELDPISVPGNADVIVTAQNKQPYIGTVLVASPEGPYVLLQSQLVNDQNANNNQLPEYDESFGFNMELKNVGNSVAENLTVTLTTNSPYVEVKEGTETWPAIGPGEIVSLEYAFEVTTSMWLPDQHPAVFELTITDGVETWLASFTTKLNAPLLAAGDLIIDDFLQGTGNGNRRLDPGENVLISFPVTNQGHCAAPQTFAHLFTESEWLDIDLIQYEIGEIESETTRNAVYQVAVSPDIPVGTIVDFYFANASGVYSSSMVYNPKVGLIIEDFETGDFSSYPWVNTSAVPWTITSTSVNSGTYAARSGAIGHNASTTLQITMNVLSDDEISFARAVSSESGYDFLNFYIDNVEKGAWSGNESWGTVSYPVSPGQHTFKWTYSKDGSATGGSDAVFIDDINFPSSNGSGQGTELAVKAFAYPASFCGVGEANLFAFVTNASGQVQHSWSPADLLSDPGIFNPVATLSESTDFIVNIVNLLYAASDTLQIQVLDIPATPVIEQQSTQLVSSASEGNQWYNSQGLIEGAVYQIYEPLASDYYYVVVTSADGCSSEPSEEVYFSGVGVESPEAASEMTVYPVPFRNQLNISFSLTKAGQAKISLLNLLGQEIQTITEGNLNQGNHSHIFHPYGLKPGIYFLKLQANDKTTVRKVVYSE, encoded by the coding sequence ATGAAAAAAGTTTTACAACAATTGCTTTCAGCCGGAATTCTGGCAGTTATTCTGTTGACCGGTCAATTCTCCATTGCCCAGGTTGTGCTCAATTCAACCCGGGCAAACGGCATTACACTTGAAGAAAATGCTTTCCAGGGTATAAGGGTTAAAAATACCTTCACTTCCTTTAATTTCTTTGATGTAAATACGGATGAAGGTTTATTTACCGAAATTTCAGCAAGTGGCTATACTTTTACCTGGGAAGAAGGCTCCCCAAAACTGCCTGTTATGCGGAGGCTTATCGAGATCCCTGCCGGTGCAGTTCCCGAGGTCAGGGTTATTTCATACGATGTCAGGGAATACACCCTCGGTGATTTCGGCATCTTCCATCCCCTGATGCCAACCCAGCCGGGCGTTGCCAAAAGCCATCAGGGCAATATTGATTTTGTAATTAAAAATGACGTTTATCAAAAAGACCATTTTCTGAAAAACACCCTTGCAAAAGTTGAGGTTATCGGCACCATGCGCAATACCCGTGTCGCCCGCCTCGAAATTGCCCCGGTTGAATATAATCCGGTGCAGGGGACGATCAGGGTTTACGACAATGTTGAAGTGGATATCAGATTTAACGGCGCCGATTATGCTGCCGCCACCGAACTTTACAGCAAGACACGTTCACCTTTTTTCAGCGGATTTTCATTCCTGAATTCATTGCCCAAAGGATCCTCACAAAGGGAAAACCTTACCCGTTACCCTGTTAAGATGGTAATAGTTTCCGACCCGATGTTTCAGGCAACGCTTCAGCCTTACATTCAGTGGAAGACCAGAAAAGGGTTTACGATGATTGAAGCTTACACCAATGATCCTGCCGTAGGAACAACCACCGCTTCCATCAAGAGTTATCTGCAGAATATTTACAATTCTGCAACACCCGAGGATCCCGCCCCCAGTTTTGTATTATTTGTGGGTGATGTGGCGCAGATCCCGGCCTACAGCCAGGGCGGGCACGTAACCGATCTTTATTACTGCGAATATACCAACGACATCCTTCCTGAAATCTATTACGGTCGTTTCTCTGCCACCTCCGTAGCGCAGTTGCAGCCCCAGATCGATAAAACCCTGATGTACGAACAGTACCTTTTCCCGGATCCTTCATTTCTGGGAGAAAGCCTGATGATATCGGGCGTCGACGGAAGTTATGCAGCCATCCATGGCAATGGTCAGATAAATTACGGAACATCAACCTATTTCAATGAAGCCCATGGGATAAACAGTCATACCTATCTCTATCCGGCTTCGGGCAGCGCCTCTTCTGCCATTATCCAGAATGTTAGTGATGGCGTGGCCTATGGAAATTACACCGCACACGGCAGTTCAAGCGGTTGGGCAGATCCTTCATTTGAAATTTCTGATATCCCCGGCTTACAGAACTACGGAGAATATCCCCTGCTGGTCGGAAACTGCTGCCTTACGAGCACATACAATACCAATTGTTTCGGAGAAGAACTGCTCAGGGCTCAGGATAAGGGTGCTATCGGGTACATCGGCGCCTCGAACAGCACCTACTGGGACGAAGATTTCTACTTCGGCGTGGGTGTAGGTCCGATCGTTCTCAACCCAACCTACGAAAGCACGACGCTTGGAAGTTATGACAGGGCTTTCCACGATCATGGCGAGGCGTTTGAAGATTGGTTTACCACGCAGTCGCAGATGTTTTTCTCCGGAAACCTTGCCGTTACCGAGTCCGGTTCCTCCAGAATTACCTATTACTGGCAGATCTATTGCCTGATGGGAGACCCCTCCCTGATGGTTTACTTCGGGGTGCCGGAACCTATGAATGTTACCTATGAGCCGCTGATGCCCCTGCAATCAGATGCATTTACGGTAAATGCCGCTCCCTATGCCTATGTTGCCATTTCGAAAGACGGGATTTTATACGGAAGCGCCCTGGCCGATGAATCCGGGGTAGCGGTGGTTGAACTGGATCCCATTTCCGTACCCGGCAATGCCGACGTCATCGTTACGGCACAAAACAAACAGCCATATATCGGCACTGTTTTGGTCGCATCCCCGGAAGGGCCCTATGTGTTACTTCAGTCGCAATTGGTCAATGACCAGAATGCCAACAACAATCAACTACCGGAATATGATGAATCATTCGGGTTCAACATGGAATTGAAAAATGTCGGGAATTCAGTGGCTGAAAATCTTACGGTTACACTTACTACCAACAGTCCTTATGTAGAAGTGAAGGAGGGTACTGAAACCTGGCCGGCTATCGGGCCCGGTGAAATCGTGAGCCTTGAATATGCTTTTGAGGTCACCACCAGCATGTGGCTTCCCGATCAGCATCCCGCCGTTTTTGAACTTACCATCACTGACGGAGTTGAAACATGGCTTGCTTCCTTTACAACGAAACTCAATGCGCCCCTGCTTGCTGCAGGCGATCTTATCATTGACGATTTCCTGCAGGGCACCGGAAACGGAAACAGGCGGCTGGATCCCGGAGAAAATGTATTGATCTCTTTCCCGGTAACCAACCAGGGCCACTGTGCCGCACCACAGACATTCGCGCATCTGTTTACCGAAAGTGAATGGCTGGATATAGACCTGATTCAGTATGAAATCGGTGAGATTGAAAGTGAAACCACCAGAAATGCCGTCTATCAGGTGGCCGTCAGCCCGGATATTCCGGTCGGAACCATCGTCGATTTTTATTTTGCCAATGCATCCGGGGTTTACAGTTCATCAATGGTATACAACCCAAAAGTAGGTCTGATCATTGAAGACTTTGAAACCGGAGATTTTTCGTCATATCCCTGGGTGAATACCAGTGCCGTGCCCTGGACAATCACCTCAACATCGGTCAACAGCGGAACCTATGCCGCACGTTCCGGAGCTATCGGACATAATGCCTCGACCACCCTGCAGATTACCATGAACGTTTTGTCAGATGACGAAATTTCATTTGCCCGCGCGGTATCCAGTGAAAGCGGATATGACTTCCTCAATTTTTATATTGACAACGTCGAAAAAGGAGCCTGGTCGGGTAACGAGTCATGGGGAACTGTTTCTTATCCGGTATCCCCCGGACAACATACCTTCAAATGGACCTACAGTAAGGATGGCAGTGCTACAGGAGGGTCGGATGCAGTATTTATCGATGACATTAATTTCCCCTCCTCCAACGGAAGCGGTCAGGGAACAGAGTTGGCCGTTAAAGCCTTTGCCTATCCTGCTTCTTTCTGTGGTGTGGGTGAAGCCAATCTGTTCGCTTTTGTGACCAATGCTTCGGGTCAGGTTCAGCACAGCTGGTCGCCTGCCGATCTGCTGTCAGACCCCGGAATATTTAACCCGGTGGCCACTCTGTCAGAAAGCACCGATTTTATAGTGAATATTGTGAACCTGCTATATGCAGCCAGCGATACCCTGCAAATCCAAGTTCTTGATATTCCGGCCACACCCGTTATTGAACAGCAATCAACGCAGCTTGTCTCCAGCGCATCAGAAGGTAATCAATGGTATAACAGCCAGGGCTTAATTGAAGGCGCTGTTTATCAGATATATGAGCCGTTGGCTTCGGATTACTACTATGTGGTGGTAACCTCAGCGGATGGCTGTTCGTCAGAGCCGTCAGAGGAAGTATACTTCTCCGGGGTTGGCGTTGAATCTCCGGAAGCTGCAAGCGAAATGACCGTTTACCCAGTTCCTTTCCGCAATCAGCTCAACATCAGTTTCAGCCTTACAAAAGCCGGCCAGGCAAAAATCAGCCTGCTCAACCTGCTGGGACAGGAAATACAGACCATTACCGAAGGAAACCTGAACCAGGGAAATCACTCTCATATATTCCATCCTTATGGGCTGAAGCCCGGAATATATTTCCTGAAATTGCAGGCCAATGATAAAACCACCGTCAGAAAAGTTGTTTACTCTGAATAA